DNA sequence from the Streptomyces sp. MST-110588 genome:
GACCTCGGTGCGCGGCCTGCCGTGGTGCTCGACGAACGCCACGACCACGTCCGTGCCGCGCTCCATGCGCCGGTGCGCTTCGGAGAGCATCGAGTACGTCTTGCCCACGCCCGGTGCCGCACCGAGATAGATCCGTAGCTTGCCGCGTGCCATGGCCCCATTGTCTTACGTGAAGGCCGCCCCCACCGGGCTGTACCTGAGGCGACCCTACCGACCCCGGACAGGGCAAAAGACCCAGGTGGCGGCTTGGGCCCCGGTCTTTACGCGACTCTGATACGGCTCGCGCCACCGCCCCGGACCGCCCGCTGCCGCTGCGCGTCCCCGCTGCGTACCAGCGGCCGGCGACCTCGCAAATTACCGTGCCACCGGCCGGACCGCCCTGCGAGGATAAGACGCATGATCGAGTTAAACATCGCGCACACCGCTGATCTGCCGGCCGCCACGCTCAAGGCGGCCAGGGCCCTCCTCAGTGAGGTCTTCGAGGAGGACATGAGCGAGGAGGACTGGGAACACTCTCTGGGCGGCATGCACGCTCTGGTGTGGGAGGACGGTGCGCTCATAGGCCACGCCGCCCTGGTGCAGCGGCGGATGCTGTACGGCGGACGGGCCCTGCGCTGCGGGTACGTCGAGGGTGTGGGCGTACGCGCGGACCGCCGCGGGCGGGGCCACGGCGCGGCGATGATGGCGGAACTGGAGCGGATGGTGCGCGGCGCGTACGACCTGGGCGCGCTGGACGCCGCGGACGAGGCCGGGGAGTTCTACGCGGCCCGCGGCTGGCAGCTCTGGCAGGGCCCCTCCTCGGCCGTGTCCCCCGCCGGCACCGTACCCACCCCGGACGAGGACGGCTTCATCTACGTCCTGCCGACCCCGGACGTCCCGCTGGACCTGACCGCGCCCCTCGCCGCGGACTGGCGCGACGGCGACGTCTGGTAGCGACCCAACGGGCCCCGGCACCCATCCCACCCGAAGTCCACCCGTCCCCGGGGCCCGCGCCCGGCGGGCCCCGGCACCCCACCCCGAGCCAACCCGCACCCGAGGCCCCACCTTTCTTCTGGAAACTGCTCCTTATGGGGGCTGCCCTCCCCACCGAGCCGTACCCCGAGTCCCCTCCTCGGGGCCCCCCCCCACCCACCCCTCCCCCCCCCTGTCGGACCGACCAGCAGGCTGCATCACCGTGTCGCCGGGTGGCAGCCTGCACCCGCCCCACTGCCAGGCGACAGCCTGCACCGGCCTCACCGCCGGGTGGCGACAGCCCACGCCGGCCTCACCACCGGGCGACAGCCTGCGCCGACCTCACCACGGGCGACAGCCCGCGCCGGCCTCACCACGGGGTGGCAGCCCACGCCGACCTCACCACCGGGTGGCAGCCTGCACCAGCCTCACCACCAGAGCGATAGCCCGGGCCGGCCTCACCGTCGGTCGGCAGCCCGCGCCACCTTGTCGTCAGACCGATAGCCCGCATCGCTTAGCACCTCGGACCTACAGCCCGCACCGTTTAGCCCCTCGGACCCACAGCCCGCACCGCCTCGCACCTCGGACTACAGCCCGTACCTGCTCACCGTCAGGCCAGCCAACAGGGACGCGCCGATCCTGCCGCCGGGCTGAGCTGAGCAGTCCACCTCGCACCTCGGCCTCGCCGCCGGACCGGCGAGCAACCTCCTGCCATCGCATAGCGGTGTCGTGCCGGTGCCGGCTTCGATGTCGGCATCGGCACCGGGCTCCGGCGGCCCGGCCCGCGCGGGCACGGCGCGGCACGTCTGCCCGTGGTGCGGCTCCAGAGACATGCAGGTCGCCGCTCGCCGTACCCGGTGCCCCCATGTACGCGGGCCGACGCACCTGGTGGTGTTTGTGCTTCCCCCTGTTGTCAGGGGGTTCCGGTTATCGGCCCGCCGATTGGCTCCTGTGCGCGATCGGACAGAGATGGCGCCGCCTCGCGCGGGTGTGTCGGTGTACCGCCGTCCGCCCCGTCCCCGTCCTCATTCCTCATTGCCCATCCCCCGTTCGTGAGTCGGCCGGGCATCGTGCGAACGCGCTCTTCTGCGTGCCCGCGACCTGCCTGGCTGTCTGTTCTGCTGTTCCTGCGACTGCTGCGGTTGTCAGTATGCGGAGGGTGCGAGCGGGCGGGCAATGCCTGTGGATAACTCTCGGGGGAGGCGAGGAAGAGGGAGAGAAAGGGGACGGGGAAGAGGAAGACGACGGAGTGGTGAAGCCCCCGGAGAGGGACGAGAAGTCCTCTCCGGGGGCGGGAGCCGGGCGGCCGGGCCGCGGGGCGGCCGACGGGCGTCGGCGGCGGCGTCGGTTCAGTGCTGCTTGGCCAGGTCCTTCAGGGCGATGTTGAGTTCAAGGACGTTGACCCGGGGTTCGCCCATGAAGCCCAGCAGGCGGCCCTCGGTGTGTTCCTGGACCAGGTCCCGGACCTTCGCGGGATCCAGGTGGTTCTCCTTGGCGACCGTGCCGGCCTGGAGGCGCGCGTACTCGGGCGAGATGTGCGGGTCCAGCCCCGAGCCGGAGGAGGTCACGGCGTCCGCCGGGACCTGGGACTCGGGCACCCCGTACGTCCGGGAGACCCACTGCTTGCGTTCCTTGACGGCCTTGACCAGGTCGGTGTTGCTCGCGCCCAGGTTGGTGGCTCCGGAAACCTTCAGGTCGTACTGGGTGTTGACCCCGTTGGTCTTGTTGCTGCCCAGGCCCGCCGATGGGCGCGGCTGAAAGAAGCGCAGGTCGGGGATGGGGTTGCCGTCCTTGTCCTGGCCCTTGTCGTAGCGCTGGCCGATGAGGCGGGAGCCGACGGTCTTGCCGTCGTGGCTGATCTCGGAGCCGTTGGCCTTGTTGGGGAAGGCTGCCTGGGCCACGCCGGTGACGACCAGCGGGTAGATGACGCCGCAGACCAGGGTCAGGACGAGTACGGCGCGCAGGCCCGCCCCTATGAGCCGGGCGCTGTTCTGTACGGAGTTGTTCATGGCGATCACAGGCTCCTGGTTCAGCTCAGCCCGGGGATGAGGGAGATGAGCAAATCGATGATCTTGATGCCGATGAACGGGGCGATCAGGCCGCCCAGTCCGTAGATCCCCAGGTTGCGGCGGAGCATCTTGTCGGCGCTGACCGGCCGGTAGCGCACGCCCTTCAGGGCCAGCGGCACCAGCGCGACGATGATCAGCGCGTTGAAGATGATGGCGGACAGGATCGCGGAGTTGGGGCTGGACAGCCGCATGATGTTCAGGGTGTCCAGGCCCGGGTAGGCCACCGCGAACATCGCCGGGATGATCGCGAAGTACTTCGCGACGTCGTTGGCGATGGAGAAGGTGGTCAGGGCGCCGCGGGTGATCAGCAACTGCTTGCCGATCTCGACGATCTCGATGAGCTTGGTGGGGTTGGAGTCCAGGTCGACCATGTTCCCGGCCTCCTTGGCGGCCGAGGTGCCGGTGTTCATGGCCACGCCGACGTCCGCCTGGGCCAGCGCGGGCGCGTCGTTGGTGCCGTCACCGGTCATGGCGACGAGCTTGCCGCCCGCCTGCTCGCGTTTGATGAGCGCCATCTTGTCCTCGGGCGTGGCCTCGGCGAGGAAGTCGTCCACGCCCGCCTCGTCCGCGATGGCCTTGGCCGTCAGCGGGTTGTCGCCCGTGATCATGACGGTCTTGATGCCCATCTTGCGCAGTTCGACGAACCGCTCGCGCATGCCCTCCTTGACGACGTCCTTGAGGTGGATGACGCCCAGCACCCGGGCGCCGTCCGCGTCCTCCACGGCCACCAGCAGCGGTGTGCCGCCGGCCTCGGAGATCTGGTTGGCGACCTGGTCGGCGTCGTCGGGGACGGTGCCGCCCTGTTCCTCGACCCAGGCGATCACGGAGCCGGTGGCGCCCTTGCGGACCTTGCGCCCGTCCACGTCCACGCCCGACATACGGGTCTGGGCGGTGAAGGGCACCCACTCGGCGCCCGTCAACTGCCCCTGGTGGCGCTCGCGCAGCCCGTACTTCTCCTTGGCCAGGACGACGATCGAGCGGCCCTCGGGCGTCTCGTCGGCCAGCGAGGAGAGCTGGGCGGCGTCCGCGAGTTCGGCGGCGGTCGTGCCCCGTACGGGGACGAACTCGGCGGCCTGGCGGTTGCCGAGGGTGATGGTGCCGGTCTTGTCCAGCAGGAGGGTGGAGACGTCACCGGCGGCCTCCACGGCGCGTCCGGACATCGCCAGGACGTTGCGCTGGACGAGGCGGTCCATGCCGGCGATGCCGATGGCCGAGAGCAGCGCGCCGATCGTGGTGGGGATCAGACAGACCAGCAGCGCCAGCAGCACGATCATGGGCTGTTCGGCGCCCGCGTAGATCGCGAACGGCTGGAGGGTGACCACGGCCAGCAGGAAGACGATGGTCAGCGAGGCCAGCAGGATGTTCAGCGCGATCTCGTTGGGCGTCTTCTGCCGTGCGGCGCCCTCGACGAGGTTGATCATCCGGTCGATGAAGGTCTCGCCCGGCTTGGTCGTGATCTTGATGACGATGCGGTCGGAGAGGACCTTCGTACCGCCGGTGACCGCGGACCGGTCGCCGCCGGACTCGCGGATGACCGGCGCCGACTCGCCCGTGATGGCGGACTCGTCCACCGAGGCCACGCCGTCGACGACATCGCCGTCACCGGGGATGATGTCGCCCGCCTCGCACACGACCAGGTCGCCGACCCGCAGTTCGGTGCCCGGGACCTGTTCCTCGCTCGTGCCGTTCAGACGGCGGGCCACCGTGTCGGTCTTGGCCTTGCGCAGGGTGTCGGCCTGTGCCTTGCCGCGGCCCTCGGCGACCGCCTCGGCGAGGTTGGCGAAGACGACGGTCAGCCACAACCAGACGGCGATCGCCCAGCCGAACCAGTCCGAGGGGGAGGCACAGGCGAAGACGGTGGTCAGGACGGAACCGACCTCGACCACGAACATGACGGGCGACTTGATCATCACCCGCGGGTCGAGCTTGCGCAGGGCGTCCGGCAGCGACTTCAGCATCTGCCTGGGGTCGAACAGTCCGGCGCCGACCCGGCCGTCCTCGGGCTTGTGCCCGCTGGGAACGTCCTGGTGCGGGGCACGGGTGGGCGTGACGGTGGACATGGAGCCGGGCTCCTCTTGCCTTGTCTCGGTGGTCATGACAGTCCCTCCGCCAGCGGGCCCAGGGCGAGCGCGGGGAAGTACGTCAGACCGGTGATGATCAGGATGGTGCCGACCAGCAGACCCGCGAAGAGCGGCTTCTCGGTACGGAGCGTGCCGGCGGTCTCCGGGATCGGCTTCTGTTCGGAGAGCGAGCCGGCCAGTGCCAGGACGAACACCATCGGCAGGAAGCGGCCGAGCAGCATCGCGAGCCCGATCGTGGTGTTGTACCAGGGGGTGTTGGCGTTCAGGCCGCCGAAGGCCGAGCCGTTGTTGTTGGCGCCGGAGGTGAAGGCGTACAGCACCTCGGAGAAACCGTGCGAGCCGGCGCCCAGCGCCTTGGTGTTGAGCATCGAGCCCAGCGCGTCCGGCAGCACCATCGAGGCGGCGGTGAAGCCCAGGACCAGCGTGGGGGTGATCAGGATGTAGCAGGCCGCAAGCTTGATCTCGCGGGTGCTGATCTTCTTGCCCAGGTATTCGGGCGTACGGCCCACCATCAGGCCCGCGATGAACACCGCGATGATCGCCATGACGAGCATGCCGTACAGGCCGGAGCCGACGCCGCCGGGGGCGATCTCGCCGAGCATCATGCCCAGCAGTTGGATGCCGCCGCCGAAGGCGGTGAAGGAGGAGTGGAAGGAGTCCACGGCGCCGGTGGAGGTGAGGGTGGTGGCGACCGAGAAGATCGCCGAGCCGCCGATGCCGAAGCGGGTCTCCTTGCCCTCCATCGCGCCGCCGGCCGCCTGGAGCGCCGGGCCGCCGTGGGCGAACTCGGTCCACATCATCAGGGCGGTGAAGGCCAGCCAGATGAAGCCCATCGTGGCCAGGATCGCGTAGCCCTGCCGGATGTTGCCGACGAGCTTGCCGAAGGTCCGGGTCAGCGAGAAGGGGATGACCAGGATCAGGAAGATCTCGAAGAGGTTGGTGAAGGCGTTGGGGTTCTCGAAGGGGTGGGCGGAGTTGGCGTTGGCGACGCCGCCGCCGTTGGTGCCCAGTTCCTTGATGACCTCCTGCGAGGCGTACGCACCGCCGCCGGTCTGCTGCGAGCCGCCCATGAACTGGCCGACCTCGTGGATGCCGGCGAAGTTCTGGATGGCGCCGCAGGCCACCAGCACCAGCGCGCCGATGACGGAGATCGGCAGCAGTACGCGTACGGTGCCGCGCACCAGGTCCGACCAGAAGTTGCCCAGTTCACCGGTGCGGGAGCGGGCGAAGCCGCGTACCAGGGCGATCGCCACCGCCATGCCGGTGGCGGCCGAGACGAAGTTCTGCACCGCCAGGCCGGCCGTCTGCACGACGTGGCCCATGGCCTGCTCGCCGCTGTAGGACTGCCAGTTGGTGTTGGCCACGAAGGACGCGGCGGTGTTGAACGCCTGGTCGGGGCTGATGGAGGCGAAGCCGAAGGACAGCGGCAGGCTGCCCTGGAGACGCTGCAGCAGGTAGAGGAAGAGCAGGCCCACCAGGGAGAAGGCCAGGACGCCGCGCAGGTACGCCGGCCAGCGCATCTCGGTGTCCGGGTTCGCGCCTATGCAGCGGTAGATCGCTTTCTCGACACGCAGGTGCTTCTTGGAGCTGTACGTGGCGGCCATGAAGTCGCCGAGGGGGCGGTACGCCAGGGCCAGCGCCGCGATCAGCGCCATGAGCTGGAGCACGCCTGCCAGGATGGGGCTCATGTCGGTGCTCAGAACCTCTCCGGGAAGACGAGGGCGAGGACCAGGTAGCCCAGCAGGGCGACGGCCACGACCAGGCCGACGATGTTCTCGATGGTCACAGCTTCGCCACCCCTTGGCGACGAGAGCCACCACCGCGAAGACCGCGATCATGGTGACGACGAAGGCCACGTCGGCCATCGTGTGCTCCTAGGTGGGTCGGTTGGAACGGACCCCTAGAGCAAACCTCCAACGTGACCAAGTGGGACCGCCGTTGACGTCTCCCTTACGGCCATTAGCGCACCGTTGACGGTTTCCATACGCTTCGCGCCCTGACCTGCACAAAGGCCGGTGGGCCGTACCCCTTCAGAAGGGATACGGCCCACCGGAACCGTCACTATTGAGCCGCCGCGCGGTCCGCCGGCGCCGCCCGGCTGCGGGGCGGGCGGGCACCTGGGGACCGCGTGCCCGGCCCGGTATCAGCGGATCTCGGTGATCTCCGGCCCGCGCTCCAGGCGCTCCACGCCGCCGCCGAAGCGCGACTCGCTGCGGTCCTGCTGCACGCCGTCCGGCACCATCTGCGCGTCCTCCGGCAGCTTCAGGACGATCGGGTCACGGGGCGCCATCGGCGCCTCGCCCCGTACCACGACCGTGTCCCGGAAGATCTGCTCCAGCACCCCGGCGGCCTGCGGCTGCACCGCGCCCTGGCCGGAGATGACACCGCGCAGGAACCACCGCGGCCCGTCCACGCCGACGAAGCGCACGACCTGCACGCCGTTGGTCCCGTCCGGAAGCTGTACGGGGACCTGCGCGCGCAGCTCCCAGCCCAGCGGCCCGTCGACCTCGTCGACGACACCGCCCTGCTGGGTGATGCCGACGCCGATCTCCTCGCGGACCTCGTTCCAGATCCCCTCGTTCTTGGGGGCGGCGAACGCCTGGAGCTGTACGGCGCTGTCCTGCAGCACCACGGTCGCGGCGACGATCGCGTCACCGGCGACCTCCACCCGCAGCTCCATGCCCTCCACGCCGGGGACGAACAGACCGCCGAGGTCCACCCGGCCCTCGCCCGGCTCCCTGACCTCGGAGACGTCCCAGGGGCCGTCGGGGCGCGGGGCCGGCGGCAGGCTCACGCGCTGCGGCTCCGCGTCGTCCTCCTGCGCGGTGGTCCCGTCCGCGGTCGCCTCGTCGGCGAGGTCGGACGCCCGCACCGACGTTTCAGGAGCCTCGTTCTTCTTGCGACGTCCGAACACGTCACTGTCCTTCCCGGTCGGCACCGACCGATGCGTATCCATTCCCACCCGTGGAGCCGTCCACCGCCGCATGACCGCCGGTGGAACCGAATCCCCCCTCGGCCCGCGCCGAGCCGGGAAGTTCCGCCACCTCGTGGAAGCGCACCTTCTCGACCTGCTGGACGACCAGTTGGGCGATCCGGTCGAACCTCTCGAACCGCACACTGTCGCGCGGGTCCAGATTGACCACGATCACCTTGATTTCCCCACGGTACCCGGCATCCACCGTCCCGGGGGCATTCACGAGCGCCACTCCGCAGCGGGCGGCCAGGCCCGAGCGCGGGTGCACGAAGGCCGCGTACCCGTCGGGGAGCGCGATGGACACTCCGGTGGGGAGCACCGCGCGCTCCCCCGGCCCCAGTTCCGCCGCCTCGGTGGTGACCAGGTCCAGCCCCGCGTCGCCCGGGTGCCCGTACGAGGGCACGGGCACCTCCGGGTCCAGACGCCGGAGCAGTACATCCACCGGATTCCGTACGTGACTCACGGGTTCACCTCAAATGCGCGGGCTCGCTTGACCTGGTCGGGGTCGGCCATCGCGGCCCGGATGTCCGACGGCCGGCCGTTGTCGATGAAGTGGTCGACCCCGACCTCGATGAACAGGGCTTCGGCGCGCACCGCGACCGGGCCGCCGGGGCCGCCTATCCGGCCGGTGGCCTCCGAGTAGATCTTCCTTCCGTGGACGGCGGTGATCCGCGCGTCCAGGTGCAGCACCGTGCCGACGGGTACGGGCCGCAGGAAGTCGGTCTCCAGCCGCCCGGTCACCGCGATCACCCGCAGCAGCCAGTTCAGGGAGCCCAGCGTCTCGTCCAGCGCCGTGG
Encoded proteins:
- a CDS encoding PaaI family thioesterase, whose amino-acid sequence is MSGTDQAPTRLTPPPDAVAPVRHPDAPAPGELLGTHYDRCFGCGTGQPHGLHLEARAGAGVSVSAEFTVKEAHQGAPGLAHGGVLATALDETLGSLNWLLRVIAVTGRLETDFLRPVPVGTVLHLDARITAVHGRKIYSEATGRIGGPGGPVAVRAEALFIEVGVDHFIDNGRPSDIRAAMADPDQVKRARAFEVNP
- a CDS encoding DUF3710 domain-containing protein, encoding MFGRRKKNEAPETSVRASDLADEATADGTTAQEDDAEPQRVSLPPAPRPDGPWDVSEVREPGEGRVDLGGLFVPGVEGMELRVEVAGDAIVAATVVLQDSAVQLQAFAAPKNEGIWNEVREEIGVGITQQGGVVDEVDGPLGWELRAQVPVQLPDGTNGVQVVRFVGVDGPRWFLRGVISGQGAVQPQAAGVLEQIFRDTVVVRGEAPMAPRDPIVLKLPEDAQMVPDGVQQDRSESRFGGGVERLERGPEITEIR
- a CDS encoding GNAT family N-acetyltransferase — its product is MIELNIAHTADLPAATLKAARALLSEVFEEDMSEEDWEHSLGGMHALVWEDGALIGHAALVQRRMLYGGRALRCGYVEGVGVRADRRGRGHGAAMMAELERMVRGAYDLGALDAADEAGEFYAARGWQLWQGPSSAVSPAGTVPTPDEDGFIYVLPTPDVPLDLTAPLAADWRDGDVW
- the kdpA gene encoding potassium-transporting ATPase subunit KdpA, with amino-acid sequence MSPILAGVLQLMALIAALALAYRPLGDFMAATYSSKKHLRVEKAIYRCIGANPDTEMRWPAYLRGVLAFSLVGLLFLYLLQRLQGSLPLSFGFASISPDQAFNTAASFVANTNWQSYSGEQAMGHVVQTAGLAVQNFVSAATGMAVAIALVRGFARSRTGELGNFWSDLVRGTVRVLLPISVIGALVLVACGAIQNFAGIHEVGQFMGGSQQTGGGAYASQEVIKELGTNGGGVANANSAHPFENPNAFTNLFEIFLILVIPFSLTRTFGKLVGNIRQGYAILATMGFIWLAFTALMMWTEFAHGGPALQAAGGAMEGKETRFGIGGSAIFSVATTLTSTGAVDSFHSSFTAFGGGIQLLGMMLGEIAPGGVGSGLYGMLVMAIIAVFIAGLMVGRTPEYLGKKISTREIKLAACYILITPTLVLGFTAASMVLPDALGSMLNTKALGAGSHGFSEVLYAFTSGANNNGSAFGGLNANTPWYNTTIGLAMLLGRFLPMVFVLALAGSLSEQKPIPETAGTLRTEKPLFAGLLVGTILIITGLTYFPALALGPLAEGLS
- the dut gene encoding dUTP diphosphatase, whose translation is MSHVRNPVDVLLRRLDPEVPVPSYGHPGDAGLDLVTTEAAELGPGERAVLPTGVSIALPDGYAAFVHPRSGLAARCGVALVNAPGTVDAGYRGEIKVIVVNLDPRDSVRFERFDRIAQLVVQQVEKVRFHEVAELPGSARAEGGFGSTGGHAAVDGSTGGNGYASVGADREGQ
- the kdpF gene encoding K(+)-transporting ATPase subunit F, which codes for MTIENIVGLVVAVALLGYLVLALVFPERF
- the kdpB gene encoding potassium-transporting ATPase subunit KdpB, whose product is MTTETRQEEPGSMSTVTPTRAPHQDVPSGHKPEDGRVGAGLFDPRQMLKSLPDALRKLDPRVMIKSPVMFVVEVGSVLTTVFACASPSDWFGWAIAVWLWLTVVFANLAEAVAEGRGKAQADTLRKAKTDTVARRLNGTSEEQVPGTELRVGDLVVCEAGDIIPGDGDVVDGVASVDESAITGESAPVIRESGGDRSAVTGGTKVLSDRIVIKITTKPGETFIDRMINLVEGAARQKTPNEIALNILLASLTIVFLLAVVTLQPFAIYAGAEQPMIVLLALLVCLIPTTIGALLSAIGIAGMDRLVQRNVLAMSGRAVEAAGDVSTLLLDKTGTITLGNRQAAEFVPVRGTTAAELADAAQLSSLADETPEGRSIVVLAKEKYGLRERHQGQLTGAEWVPFTAQTRMSGVDVDGRKVRKGATGSVIAWVEEQGGTVPDDADQVANQISEAGGTPLLVAVEDADGARVLGVIHLKDVVKEGMRERFVELRKMGIKTVMITGDNPLTAKAIADEAGVDDFLAEATPEDKMALIKREQAGGKLVAMTGDGTNDAPALAQADVGVAMNTGTSAAKEAGNMVDLDSNPTKLIEIVEIGKQLLITRGALTTFSIANDVAKYFAIIPAMFAVAYPGLDTLNIMRLSSPNSAILSAIIFNALIIVALVPLALKGVRYRPVSADKMLRRNLGIYGLGGLIAPFIGIKIIDLLISLIPGLS
- the kdpC gene encoding potassium-transporting ATPase subunit KdpC, which encodes MNNSVQNSARLIGAGLRAVLVLTLVCGVIYPLVVTGVAQAAFPNKANGSEISHDGKTVGSRLIGQRYDKGQDKDGNPIPDLRFFQPRPSAGLGSNKTNGVNTQYDLKVSGATNLGASNTDLVKAVKERKQWVSRTYGVPESQVPADAVTSSGSGLDPHISPEYARLQAGTVAKENHLDPAKVRDLVQEHTEGRLLGFMGEPRVNVLELNIALKDLAKQH